CGCGGCTGCACCGCGTGGACTGGCAGGCGCTCGGCCTGGCGGATTTCGGAAGGCCGGGCAACTACTTCGCGCGGCAGTTCCATCGCTGGAGTCAGCAGTATCGCGCCTCCGAGACGGAGCGCATCGAGGCGATGGAGCGATTCATGGAGTGGCTACCCAGGCACATTCCGTCCGACGAGTTGACCACGGTCGTCCACGGCGACTTCCGGCTGGGCAACGTCATCATCCACCCGTCGGAGCCTCGGGTCGTCGCCGTGCTCGACTGGGAGATATCGACGCTCGGCCACCCCCTGGCCGATCTCGCCTACAACGCCATGTCCTATCACCTCGAGCCCGACATCCTGGGCGGCGTCCTCGGGCAGGATCTCAAGGCCCTCGGCATCCCGACGGAAGAGGAGTATCTCGCCGCGTATTGTCGCCGCACGGGCCGCGACGATATTCCCGACTGGAGCTTCTACGTCGCCTTCTCGATGTTCCGCCTGGCCGCCATCGCCCAGGGCATCATGGGGCGCGTGATCGCGGGGACGGCCAATGACGCCAATGCCCGGGCCCGCGGTGAGCGGGCGCGCCCGATGGCCGAGGCGGGCTGGCGCCTCGTCGAGCAGCGAGTCAGGTGATCGCTTTCCAGGAGGACGACCCACGATGATCGAGCAAAGACCATTCGGACGGACCGGCCACCGGAGCACGGTGACGCTCTTCGGCGCGGCGGCGCTGTCGCAGGCCAGCCAGGCGGATGCGGACCGCGTCCTCGAGGTACTGCTCCGTTACGGCGTCAATCACATCGACACGGCCGCCCGGTACGGAGACTCCGAGCTCCGCATCGGCCCCTGGATGGCACGTCACCGGAAGGACTTCTTCCTCGCCACCAAGACGGGCTCGCGCAGCGCGGCCGAGGCCCGCGCGGACATCCACCGGTCGCTCGACCGGCTGCGCGTCGATCACGTCGACATGATCCAGCTCCACTCCCTGGGGCATCCGGACGACTGGGATCAGGCCATGGGACCGGGCGGCGCCCTGGAGGCGGCGGTGGAGGCGCGCGAGCAGGGGCTCGTCCGCTTCATCGGCGTCACCGGGCACGGCTGGACCATCGCCGCCATGCATCGGCGAAGCCTGGCGCGCTTCGACTTCGATTCCGTGCTCTTGCCCTTCAACTTCTTCCTGGCCCAGAACGAGCGTTACCGGCGGAGCTTCGACGAGGTGGTGACGATGTGTCGCGAGCGGAACGTGGCCGTCCAGATCATCAAGTCGATCGCGCGCGGCCCGTGGGCGACCACGGACCGCACGCACACGACCTGGTATCAGCCGCTCGAGGCGCAGCCGGACATCGACCGGGCCATTCACTGGATCCTCGGGCTTCCGGACATCTTCGTCAACACCGCCGGCGATCTCGCGCTCCTCCCGAAAATCCTCGACGCGGCGATCCGCTTCGAGCGTCCCACGCCGGAGACGGACATGGCAGCCATGCTCGGCTCGACCAAGATGACCTCGCTATTCGGGCTCCCCGCGTGATGAGACGGAGAAGACAACCCATGGGCGCCCTGATCGCAATTGTCGGGCTCGCCCTCGTGGCCTTGCTCGGCTCCGCGGGGGCCGCGGCCGCCCAGGGCCCCGTGCGGATCGGCTTCATCTCTCCGCTCTCGGGCGCCATCGCGCAGGCCGGGAAAGATATGTACAGCGGCTGCGAGCTCTACTGGGAGGAGACGGGCTGGCAGCTCGCCGGCCGCAAGCTCGAGGTCATCCTGGAAGACAACGAGGGCGTGCCGGCCACCGCGGTGACCAAGGCCCGCAAGCTGGTCGAGTCGGATCGGGTCCACATGCTGGCGGGCGTGATCCTCTCCAACGTCGCCTACGCGCTCGTGCCCTACATCGAGGCCCAGGGTATCCCGACCATCTACCCGATCAACTCCGCCGACGACCTGACCCAGCGCAAGCGCCCCAAGTGGCTGATCCGCACCGGCTTCTCGGCGGGGGGCAACATGCATCCCTTCGGGGAGTACGCGGCCCGGGTGCTCGGCTACAAGAAGATCGCCATCGTGTCGCTCGACTACGCCTTCGGCTGGGAGATCGCGGGCGGCTTCCACAAGACCTTCGAGGACAATGGCGGCCAGATCATCCAGAAGGTGTGGATCCCCCTCAACGTGCAGGACTACGCGCCCTACCTCGCCCAGATCCGGAAGGACGCGGATGCCGTGTTCGTGCTCGCCCTCGGGCGGTGGACCCTGCTCTTCGCCAAGCAGTGGGCGACGAGCGGGCTCAAGGAACGACTCCCCCTCATCGCGGGAGGGACCTACTCGGATGAGCATGTGCTGCCCGAGCTGGGCGACGAGTCCATCGGGGTGATCAGCGCGCACCACTACTCAGCCGCCCTCGACACCCCGGCCAACCGGCGTTTCCGCGCCGCCTTCGAGAGGAAGAACAACCGCCTGCCCTCGTTCTACTCGGAGAACTGCTATACGGGGGCGCGGGTGGTGGCCGAGGCGGCCAAGGCCGTGAACGGGCGCCTCGAAGATCGCGCGGCGTTCATGGCCGCCCTCCGCGCCGTCGAGATCGGGGATGCGCCACGGGGGCCGATCAAGATGGATCCCTACGGCAATCCCACCCAGAACATCTACATCCGGAAGGTCGAGCGGGTGGGCGGCAAACTGCAGAACACCGTCATCTACACGTACCCGGCCGTGAGCCAGTTCTGGAAGTACGGCCCCGAGGAATTCCTGAAGCAGCCCGTCTACTCGCGCGATTTCCCTCCGTGCCGCCATTGCTGACGTTCTCTCGAAGGTGTGCGGCCCCTCTGACCCTCAACCGGGAGGAGTCATGAAGAAGACGACGACCTGTCTCAGTCTTGCTCTGGTCCTGCTTGCCCTCGCCGCCGGCGGCGGAGCGCTCGCGCCTTCGCCCGCGGGGGCTCAGGCCAAGCCCATCGTGTGGAACCTGCCCACGGTGGCGGCCCCGACCTACTACCACACCGTCAACTACAACGCCTGGGCGGCTAAGGTGAAGGAGAAGTCGCAGGGTCGGCTGGAGATCCGCGTGCATCCCGCCTCCTCGCTCTACCCCGGCCCGGAGCTGATCCCCGCCGTCCTCGACGGGCGGACCGAGATCGGGACCGTGCTCGCCTCGTACCTGACCGATGTGCTCCTCGAGACGGGTCCCCTGGAGCTGCCCTTCATGACGAGCGGCATCGAGGAGCACAAGAAGGCGGCGATGCAGCTCCGCCCGTTCTACACGGAGATGCTGGCGAGAAAGGGTCTCAAGCTCCTCTCCATCCACGCGTGGCCGTCGCAGCAGATCTTCTCGAGCGTGCCCATTCGCACGGTGGCGGACTGGAAGGGCAAGAAGATCCGCGTCTACGGCGCCGACTCCGCCAACGCCGCGCGCCTGCTGGGGGCGGCCCCCGTCAACATCGCCTTCGGCGAGGTGTACTCCGCCCTCGAGAAGAGGACGGTGGACGGGGCCATGACCTCGGCCACCAACGCCGAGCCCATGAAGTTCTTCGAGGTGGCGAAGTATCTGGACTACTGGTATCTGGCGGGGGCTGCTCAGGAATGGCTGGTGGCCAATCAGAAGGCGTGGGACGCCCTGCCCAAGGATCTGCAACAGGTCGTGCTGGACTCGATGAAGGAGGTCAATCTCGAGGAGAAGGAATGGCAGGACGCCATGGCCGCCGACGAGAAGGTCCGCAAGCGTTTGCCCGAGCTGGGCATGACCGTCATCGACCCGTCCAAGGAAGAGATGGAGAAGGCGCGGAAGATCGCCAAGGGCGCCTGGGACATCTGGCTCCAGCGCACGGGCGCCGAAGGTAAGCGCGGACTCGAGCTCACCCTCAAGGCCCTCGGACGGTAGTTGAATTTCGAGCTGAAACGCTGCCGACGAGCCGCAGGCGAGGAGAGCGGAGAGGCGAGGGCTGAATAAATTGAATTTCGAGCTGAAACGCTGCCCGCTGTTCGAGCGGAGCGGCGGCCCCGGGCCGTCGCGAGGCGAGAGCTGAATTGATTCCGTGAGCACCGAGTACATTCGCACGCTCTACCAGTACAGCGCGTGGGCGAACGGGCGCATCCTGGACACCGCGGCCCGCCTCGCCCCTGGCCAGCTCACCGAAGGCGCCGGCGCGAGCTATGGCTCCGTGCGCGACACCCTCGTGCACACCATGAGTGCCCAGTGGATCTGGCTCCAGCGCTGGAAAGGCGTCTCCCCGCGCGCCCCGCTCCGCGCCGACGACTTTCCCGATCTGCTCGCCATACGGACGCACTGGGCCGCCCTCGAGCGAGAGACGCGCGACTTCGTGGAGGGATTGGGTGAAGCGCAGCTCGCCCGGGTGATCAGCTACACGAATACCGTGGGCCAGGAATGGGCCTATCCCCTCTGGCAGATGCTGATCCATCAGGTCAATCACGCGACCCAGCACCGCAGCGAGGCGGCCCTGCTCCTCACGCAGATGGGCCACTCTCCCGGCGACCTCGATCTGCTCGTGTACATGGACGCCGTGAACGCGCGGAAGGACACGCCGGCGCCGCGAAGCGGCTGACCCGTCCATCTGCGCTTGGCTCGGGGCCGTCAGCCGCCCGAGGATCTGTCCCGCTCGCCTTACGTACCCGCACATCGGACTTGACAGCCCCGCTGTCCTTGGTGAATACTTATGCTGTATTATGAATATAAATTCTATCAACCTGGTCCGGCGACGCCGCGCGGCGATCCTCGAGGTGGTGCGGGAGCACACCGTGCGCTCGCAGGAGGAGCTCCAGCAGCTCCTCCGCCGGCGGGGCTTCACCGTCGCCCAGCCGACCCTGTCCCGTGATCTCAAGGACCTGGGTCTGGCGCGGACGCCCACGGGCTATGCCGCCTCCGCGCCGCCGTCTTCATTCGTGCCGGGGGCGCGCCGGGAGGCGGCCCTCGACCGTGCCCTCGCGCATTCCGTCCTGGCCGCGCAGGCGGCGGGGACCCTCGTGGTCGTCAAGACGCCCCCCGGGGAGGCGCAGCCGGTGGCCCGGGCCGTGGACGAGAGCGGCCTGCCCGGGGTGGTGGGAACAATAGCGGGAGACGACACGGTCTTCATCGCCACGCCAAGCCCGGCCGCCGCCCTCAAGGTCGAGCGCCGGCTGCGTGTCCCGCTGGCCGCCATCCCTCAGACCCGGCGTGCGCAAGCCTGAGCGCGCCGACCCACGAGGAGAACGATCCCATGCTCCACGAATGCCGCCCCGCCGAGCTGTCGATCACCAGCGACCCGTCGCGGCTCGACCTCGACCTGATTCATGGTTTCCTCTCACGGTCCTCTTACTGGGCCGCGGGGATTCCGCGCGAGCTGGTGGCCCGCGCCCTCCGCCATTCCACCTGCTTCGGCGCCTTCGACGGGAACGAGCAGGTGGGCTTTGCCCGCGTGATCTCGGACCACGCCACCTTCGCCTATGTCTGCGACGTCTTCGTGCTCGAATCCCATCGGGGACGCGGCGTGGGCAAGCAGCTCATGGCGGCCATCAAGTCGCATCCCGACCTCCAGGGCCTCCGGCGCTGGGTCCTCTTCACGCGGGACGCCCATGAGCTCTACCGCCAGTTCGGCTTCAGCGAAGCGCGCCATCCCGAGCGGCTGATGGAGATCCAGAGCGGCCCATACGCGGCGGCGGCATCCGGAAAAGAGGGAGCGCCCAAGGCATGAACAATGACCTGCGAGAGATCATGAAGGTCGCCGATCGTCCCACCCTCGTCATGGTCGAGGGCAAGGGATCGTGGCTCTGGGACCGCGACGGCAAGAAGTACCTCGATTTCGTGCAGGGCTGGGCCGTGAACTGTCTCGGCCATTCCCCCGCTGTCATCCTCGACGCCATCAACGATCAGGCCCGACGCCTGATCAACTGCAGCCCCGCGTACTACAACGAGCCCATGGCGAAGCTGGCCACGCTCCTGGCCGAGAGCACCGGTCTCGACGAGGTCTTCCTCTGCAACAGCGGCGCGGAGGCCAACGAGGGCGCGATCAAGCTGGCCCGGAAGTGGGGAAGCCGGCATCGGGGCGGCGCCTTCGAGATCGTCACCATGGAGCACGGGTTCCATGGGCGGACGCTGGCGACCATGGCCGCGTCCGGGAAGCCGGGCTGGGATACCTTGTTCCAACCCAAAGTGCCCGGCTTCCCGAAAGTGCCTCTGGGCGATCTCGAGGCGGTGCGCAAGGCCGTCACGCCCGAGACGGTGGCCGTCATGCTCGAGCCCATCCAGGGCGAAGCCGGAGTCTTCGTGGCCGCCGACGACTGGCTGCGCGATCTGCGGAAGCTGACGAGAGATCTGGGCATCCTCTTGATCCTCGACGAGATCCAGACGGGGATCGGGCGGACGGGGCGCATGTACGGCTACGAGCACGCCGGCATCGAGCCTGACATCGTGACCCTCGGCAAGGGCCTCGGGGGCGGCACCCCCATCGCCGCGCTCGTCGCGTCCGCGGGCGCCAGCGTCTTCGAGTATGGCGACCAGGGCGGCACCTTCAACGGCAACGCGCTCATGGCCGCGGTCGGGTGCGCCGTCGTGACGGCCGTGGGGGCCCCGGGCTTCCTGGATTCGGTCGTCACGAGCGGTCGCTATCTCACCGAGGGGCTGGGCGCGCTCTCCGCGGAGCTCGGCCATGGCGAGGTCCGGGGCCGCGGGCTCCTCGTGGCCCTCCAGCTGCAGGGGCGCGATGCCGCGAAGATCGCTCGAGCCGCCCTCGATCGTGGGCTGCTCATCAACGCCCCGCGCCCCGACACCCTACGCTTCATGCCGTCGCTGACCGTGTCGCGCGAGGAGATCGACGAGATGCTGGAGCGGCTCCGGGGGAGCCTCGAGGCGGCTACTTGATGTAGTAGCCCGAGACCCTCCACGAGCCGTCTTTGTCGAGCATGGGCGTGATGGTCTCGACGGCGGCGGCCTTGTTCTCGAAGGCCGTCTCGTACTGGATGACCACGTATTCGCCGTCGGGCGCGCCGGGCAGGGTGCGGGCGAAGGTGGCGGACTTGAGGGTGCGCGACTTCAAGGTGCCCAGCGGTGAGCGCGCGGCGCGAACCGTCTTCTCCCAATCCGCCTTCGTGATCGCCGTCTTGAAGAGGGTGGATGCGCCATTCCAGCTTTCGGCGTACTTCCCGCTGTCCGTCAGGGCCAGCCATGCCTTGGCCGAGGCTTGCGCCTTGGGGACGGCATCGGATTCGGCAGCAGAGGCGGGGAAGGCGCCGAGGAGGAGGGCGACAAGTGCGGTGCGGACGTATTTCACGATTGGCTCCTTTGTAGACGAGGATAGCCCCGTCCCCCGGCCGGACCCAAGATTCACGCGCGACTCCATCGAATGAGCACCCAGGCCGCCGCCCTGGCACTGGGGCAAGTTGCGAGCCAGATCGACTCAGCCCTCGCCTCCGGCTTCGCCTCGGCTCGAACTGCCACGCGCGAGCGGGCCGGCAGCCCGAGGCGTACCTGGGTGTACGTTGAGGGTTGCCGGCCCGCTCGCAACGAAGTATGGCGAAGCAAATTGACCCAGTGCCGCCCGGTTTGACCCGTGGCCACCGATCTGGCACGATCAGCGCCGTAGCCGAGCCCCAGTCCGCCGAGGCAGTTGAGGGAGCGCCATGAAGCCATTCGTGATCAACCGCTACGGCCGTATCGTCTTCCCCTTCAACTTCTTTCCGGAGCTGGACTTCTCCACCTTCCAGACCCTCGAGCAGTTCGCCGCCGTCATCAAGCGTGACTTCGAGGAGAAGGCGCCCACGGAGGCGGACATCGCCGCCCGCGTGGAGTCGCACGGCTACAAGGGGCGCTTCGATCTCCTGCGCGATCTCGCCTTGCACCTCTTCTGGGTCAACCGCTACGCCATGACCATGTACGAGAAGCGCCCCACGCGCTGGCGCGACGTCGCCCGCCACCGAGACGATCTCTTCTTGCCCGTGTTCGCGGTCCGCGACGGTGACGAGATGACGGCGGCCATCGACAGCGCCTACCGGGCCCTGCCCGCGACATGGGACGAGGGAACGGAGGACAAGATCTGCCGTGTCCTCCTCGATCTCTTCCGCCACAAGAAGGGCGCGGGGGCCGAGCTGCCCGCCATCAAGCCGACGGTGGGCGAGCTCCTCGCGCGCCCCAAGAGCCTGACCTACCATCTGCTCGCCCACGATCCGGACTATCCGGGCTATGGCCACGACGACATCATCGAGTTCGCCCATGCCGTGCCGGAGCTCGAGGCGCTCATGCGGCAGGCCATGGTCCTCCACAACCAGTACCGGTGGGACCGCGCCAAGACTCGGCTCACCGAGGTAGGACAGCTCCACGACGACGATTTCGTGGTGGTGTTCCACCCGCGCAATGACGAGGTGATGCACTTCATCCGCCGCGTCAACGGCGTCCATCGGGTGCGCCCGCGGCGGCCCGCGCCCGCCCCGTCGTGCCGACCCCTCCGACCCTACGCTCCCGTGGATGTCCGGGCGCGCTTTACCGTCATGCCTCGGATCGAAGCCGTGGCCGTCTACAAGGGTGAGCGCGCGTGCACGAATGACGATCTGGTCCGCAATGCCGCCTATTGCTGGTCGTCCATGACCGTCGAGGAGATCCGGCACAAGACGGGCATCGAGCAGCGGCTCTACACGGAGCTCGACCTGGACCAGATGGCGCTCCTGGCCGCCCAGCGGGCCCTCGAGAAATCTGGACGGCGGGCCGAGGAGATCGGCGCCGTGCTGTTCTGCTCGTGCACCAGCGTCAAGATGATGCCGTCGCTGGCTACCTGGCTGTCCGGCCAGCTCGGCATGTTCCAGACCCACGCCTCGTGCGACATCGTGGCCGCGTGCGCCGGGCTGCCCTACGGGCTCAGCGAGGCCGTGCGGCTCCTGCAGGAAGTGGAGCGGCCCGTTCTGATCGTGTGCGGGGAGAAGTTCTCGGACAAGATCGGAACGGTGAGGACCTCCCGGATGATCTTCGGCGACAGGGCCGCCGCCATGGTGGTGGGGCCGGCGCCGGCGGGGGCCGCGCCCGATGTCGAGATGCTGCAGACGTATGCGAGCGGCCCCATGTCGGAAGTGGACTCGATCATCTGGCCCAACCCGGACTTCGACAACAACATCACCGTGTACGGGCCCGAGGTGCGGGCCCTCGTCAAGCGCTACCTGGGCCAGATGCTGGACGAGCTCCGCGACCTTCCGCATCCGGACGGCGCGCCCGGCGCCTCGCTCCTCGACGCCATCGACCTGATCGTTCCCCACCAGGCCAACAAGACCATGGTGGTCAATATCGCCAGGGAGGCCGGGGTGGCCGCCGAGCGCCTCTACTTCAATATCGAGCGCGTCGGGAATACCTCGTCGGCCAGCATTCCCATCGCCCTGCACGATGCCGTACGTGAGGGCGTGATCGACCGACCCATGCGAGTCTTCGCCCCGGGCTTCGGTGCGGGCGCGGTGGGCGGCTACGCGGTGCTGCGCGTCGATCCCGCGGTGGTGGCATGAGCTCGGAGCGCCCCGTCATCGACGCCGACGACACCACTCGAAAGGAAACGGTATGGCCGCCTATGTGATCACTTTCCTGGAGGTCACCGATCCGGAGGCCTTCGAGGCGTATCGCAAAGTGGCGGGGCCGACCTTTGCGCCGTTCGGGGGGAAGCCAGTGGTCGTGGACGGACGCTTTGAGGTTCTCGAGGGCATGGTGTGTCCGAAGTCCATCGTGGTCATCGAGTTCGAGACCCTGGAGCAGGCCAAGCGGTGGTACGCCTCGCCCGAGTACGCGCGGAGCATACCCATGCGCCAGCAGTCGGCCAATACGAGCCTCATCCTCGTCGACGGGGTTCCGGCCTCGTCGCCCGTATCCCCCGTGCGATGATACGAAGACGACGGGCAGCTATCTGGAAATGAGCGGAGGTTTTCATGGCGACGTCAGAGACCTTCGAGATCACCAAGACCGAGCCCGAGTGGCGCCGACTTCTGACGCCCGAGCAGTTCCGGGTGCTGCGCCAGCACGGGACGGAGCGTGCCTGGTCGAGCTCGCTCGACAAGGAGTACGGGCGGGGCTCGTTTGTCTGTGGCGGCTGTGAGCTGCCCCTTTTCGCGTCGGACACGAAGTTCGACAGCGGCACGGGCTGGCCGAGCTTCTGGGCCCCCATCGAGGGGGCGGTTCGGACCTCGACCGACCGCAAGCTCTTCATGGTCCGCACGGAAGTGCATTGCCGCCGGTGCGGGGGGCACCTGGGTCACGTCTTCGACGATGGTCCCAAGCCGACGGGCTTGCGGTACTGCATGAACGGGGTGGCCTTGAAGTTCCTGGGCGCCTGAGCGGGCGCGAGCCGAGGCCGGACATGACCCCGCGCGCCGTCGAAACCGAGCCCTTCAACAATGTCGCCCGCTATGAAGCCCTCATGGACGTCACGCGCAATCGCATGACCAATCGCGCGTTCGCGGCCTACGAGGTGCCGCG
The genomic region above belongs to Candidatus Methylomirabilota bacterium and contains:
- a CDS encoding phosphotransferase — protein: MAGETTLTSDTIEVRETHRFDIAALERYLSPRIPGFAGPVTVRQFQGGQSNPTYYLGTRDREYVLRRKPPGKLLPSAHAVDREYRILTALGRTDVPVPKTYVLCEDSEVIGTAFYVMDWVRGRIMVDPLLPGLTPPERSAIYDSMNDVLARLHRVDWQALGLADFGRPGNYFARQFHRWSQQYRASETERIEAMERFMEWLPRHIPSDELTTVVHGDFRLGNVIIHPSEPRVVAVLDWEISTLGHPLADLAYNAMSYHLEPDILGGVLGQDLKALGIPTEEEYLAAYCRRTGRDDIPDWSFYVAFSMFRLAAIAQGIMGRVIAGTANDANARARGERARPMAEAGWRLVEQRVR
- a CDS encoding aldo/keto reductase, giving the protein MIEQRPFGRTGHRSTVTLFGAAALSQASQADADRVLEVLLRYGVNHIDTAARYGDSELRIGPWMARHRKDFFLATKTGSRSAAEARADIHRSLDRLRVDHVDMIQLHSLGHPDDWDQAMGPGGALEAAVEAREQGLVRFIGVTGHGWTIAAMHRRSLARFDFDSVLLPFNFFLAQNERYRRSFDEVVTMCRERNVAVQIIKSIARGPWATTDRTHTTWYQPLEAQPDIDRAIHWILGLPDIFVNTAGDLALLPKILDAAIRFERPTPETDMAAMLGSTKMTSLFGLPA
- a CDS encoding ABC transporter substrate-binding protein, with translation MGALIAIVGLALVALLGSAGAAAAQGPVRIGFISPLSGAIAQAGKDMYSGCELYWEETGWQLAGRKLEVILEDNEGVPATAVTKARKLVESDRVHMLAGVILSNVAYALVPYIEAQGIPTIYPINSADDLTQRKRPKWLIRTGFSAGGNMHPFGEYAARVLGYKKIAIVSLDYAFGWEIAGGFHKTFEDNGGQIIQKVWIPLNVQDYAPYLAQIRKDADAVFVLALGRWTLLFAKQWATSGLKERLPLIAGGTYSDEHVLPELGDESIGVISAHHYSAALDTPANRRFRAAFERKNNRLPSFYSENCYTGARVVAEAAKAVNGRLEDRAAFMAALRAVEIGDAPRGPIKMDPYGNPTQNIYIRKVERVGGKLQNTVIYTYPAVSQFWKYGPEEFLKQPVYSRDFPPCRHC
- the dctP gene encoding TRAP transporter substrate-binding protein DctP, with translation MKKTTTCLSLALVLLALAAGGGALAPSPAGAQAKPIVWNLPTVAAPTYYHTVNYNAWAAKVKEKSQGRLEIRVHPASSLYPGPELIPAVLDGRTEIGTVLASYLTDVLLETGPLELPFMTSGIEEHKKAAMQLRPFYTEMLARKGLKLLSIHAWPSQQIFSSVPIRTVADWKGKKIRVYGADSANAARLLGAAPVNIAFGEVYSALEKRTVDGAMTSATNAEPMKFFEVAKYLDYWYLAGAAQEWLVANQKAWDALPKDLQQVVLDSMKEVNLEEKEWQDAMAADEKVRKRLPELGMTVIDPSKEEMEKARKIAKGAWDIWLQRTGAEGKRGLELTLKALGR
- a CDS encoding DinB family protein; the encoded protein is MSTEYIRTLYQYSAWANGRILDTAARLAPGQLTEGAGASYGSVRDTLVHTMSAQWIWLQRWKGVSPRAPLRADDFPDLLAIRTHWAALERETRDFVEGLGEAQLARVISYTNTVGQEWAYPLWQMLIHQVNHATQHRSEAALLLTQMGHSPGDLDLLVYMDAVNARKDTPAPRSG
- a CDS encoding GNAT family N-acetyltransferase, whose protein sequence is MLHECRPAELSITSDPSRLDLDLIHGFLSRSSYWAAGIPRELVARALRHSTCFGAFDGNEQVGFARVISDHATFAYVCDVFVLESHRGRGVGKQLMAAIKSHPDLQGLRRWVLFTRDAHELYRQFGFSEARHPERLMEIQSGPYAAAASGKEGAPKA
- a CDS encoding acetylornithine transaminase, which gives rise to MNNDLREIMKVADRPTLVMVEGKGSWLWDRDGKKYLDFVQGWAVNCLGHSPAVILDAINDQARRLINCSPAYYNEPMAKLATLLAESTGLDEVFLCNSGAEANEGAIKLARKWGSRHRGGAFEIVTMEHGFHGRTLATMAASGKPGWDTLFQPKVPGFPKVPLGDLEAVRKAVTPETVAVMLEPIQGEAGVFVAADDWLRDLRKLTRDLGILLILDEIQTGIGRTGRMYGYEHAGIEPDIVTLGKGLGGGTPIAALVASAGASVFEYGDQGGTFNGNALMAAVGCAVVTAVGAPGFLDSVVTSGRYLTEGLGALSAELGHGEVRGRGLLVALQLQGRDAAKIARAALDRGLLINAPRPDTLRFMPSLTVSREEIDEMLERLRGSLEAAT
- a CDS encoding DUF4019 domain-containing protein; protein product: MKYVRTALVALLLGAFPASAAESDAVPKAQASAKAWLALTDSGKYAESWNGASTLFKTAITKADWEKTVRAARSPLGTLKSRTLKSATFARTLPGAPDGEYVVIQYETAFENKAAAVETITPMLDKDGSWRVSGYYIK
- a CDS encoding 3-oxoacyl-[acyl-carrier-protein] synthase III C-terminal domain-containing protein, with product MKPFVINRYGRIVFPFNFFPELDFSTFQTLEQFAAVIKRDFEEKAPTEADIAARVESHGYKGRFDLLRDLALHLFWVNRYAMTMYEKRPTRWRDVARHRDDLFLPVFAVRDGDEMTAAIDSAYRALPATWDEGTEDKICRVLLDLFRHKKGAGAELPAIKPTVGELLARPKSLTYHLLAHDPDYPGYGHDDIIEFAHAVPELEALMRQAMVLHNQYRWDRAKTRLTEVGQLHDDDFVVVFHPRNDEVMHFIRRVNGVHRVRPRRPAPAPSCRPLRPYAPVDVRARFTVMPRIEAVAVYKGERACTNDDLVRNAAYCWSSMTVEEIRHKTGIEQRLYTELDLDQMALLAAQRALEKSGRRAEEIGAVLFCSCTSVKMMPSLATWLSGQLGMFQTHASCDIVAACAGLPYGLSEAVRLLQEVERPVLIVCGEKFSDKIGTVRTSRMIFGDRAAAMVVGPAPAGAAPDVEMLQTYASGPMSEVDSIIWPNPDFDNNITVYGPEVRALVKRYLGQMLDELRDLPHPDGAPGASLLDAIDLIVPHQANKTMVVNIAREAGVAAERLYFNIERVGNTSSASIPIALHDAVREGVIDRPMRVFAPGFGAGAVGGYAVLRVDPAVVA
- a CDS encoding DUF1330 domain-containing protein, yielding MAAYVITFLEVTDPEAFEAYRKVAGPTFAPFGGKPVVVDGRFEVLEGMVCPKSIVVIEFETLEQAKRWYASPEYARSIPMRQQSANTSLILVDGVPASSPVSPVR
- the msrB gene encoding peptide-methionine (R)-S-oxide reductase MsrB codes for the protein MATSETFEITKTEPEWRRLLTPEQFRVLRQHGTERAWSSSLDKEYGRGSFVCGGCELPLFASDTKFDSGTGWPSFWAPIEGAVRTSTDRKLFMVRTEVHCRRCGGHLGHVFDDGPKPTGLRYCMNGVALKFLGA